CGCGGCCGCCTTCGCCTGCGCGGCGGTCAACGGCTGCTCGGCCTCGATGGCGTTGTCCCGCTGGGGGACCAGCGGGTTGGTACGCGTGGCGCCCGCCGAGGCGACGCCCTTCACGGTGCGGATCTGCCGCGCGAAGTCAGGGTTCTGCGAATGGACGACGACGACGCCGATCCGGTCGTAGGCGATCACCACCGTTCCGCCGGCCTTCGCGACCGCCCGCTTCACCCTGGCGACGGCCGATCGGCCGCCGTCCACGTTGACGACGTACGACAGCTTCGGGCCGTTGGTCGAGACGGCGGCGGGCGTGTCGTCGGCGGGGGCGGCGGTCGCCGCACCCGCGGGCAGGAATCCGAGCGAGGCCGTGAGCGCCAGACCCGCGGGCAGTGCTATCGCGCGCGTCCGTCTGGGTCGCAGATGAGCCATGGGATCTCCACATCATCCGGTTGGCCGCCCAGACACCCCGTGCGTATGGGCGGGTACATGACGAGTGAAGCTATCGCCGATCATCCGGGCGCATCAACGACCTGGGGAGTCCGGTTCCGGAAATCGGGCGGAAAAGCGAGCACGAATGCGCCGGGAGGTGAACCGCCTCGCGGTGTGCGCCGTGCCGTTGGCAGAGGGAGGGGCGAGCCGCCCCGCTCCCCGTACGAGACCCCGTCCCGTCCATGTCTGCCGCACCCGCGGCGCGAGGAGAGTCCGTGACCACCGATGCACCGCCGCCCGCAGGGGACAAGGACCTCGGTCCAGCCCAGCCCACGACCGAAGCGTTCGTCGAGGTGCAGGAGAGCGCGGAATTCGCCGAACTGCGCCGCACCTACCGCTCCTTCGCCTTCCCCCTGACCGTCGCCTTCATCCTGTGGTACCTGCTGTACGTCCTGCTGTCCAACTACGCGGGCGGCTTCATGGGCACCCGGCTCTTCGGCAACATCAACGTGGCCTTCGTCCTCGGCCTCGCCCAGTTCGCCACCACCTTCCTCATCGCCTGGTTCTACGCGCGGCACGCGGCCGAGAAGCTCGACCCCAGGGCGGATGCGCTCAAGTCCCGTATGGAGGCCGACGCATGAGCAGCACGACACTCCAGGCCGTCCGGCTCGCGGCGGCGGGCGACGCCGGTGAGCACCGCCCGCTGATCATCACCCTGTTCGCGGCCTTCGTCGTCGCGACGCTGTTCATCACCGTCTGGGCCGGCCGGCAGACCAGGGACGCCGCCGACTTCTACGCCGGCGGACGCCAGTTCACCGGCTTCCAGAACGGACTCGCCATCTCAGGCGACTACATGTCCGCCGCGTCCTTCCTCGGAATCGCCGGCGCCATCGCCCTCTTCGGGTACGACGGCTTCCTCTACTCCATCGGCTTCCTCGTCGCCTGGCTGGTCGCCCTGCTGCTCGTCGCCGAACCGCTGCGCAACTCCGGCCGGTTCACCATGGGCGACGTCCTCGCGTACCGGATGCGGCAGCGGCCGGTGCGCACCGCCGCCGGCACGTCCACGATCGTCGTCTCGATCTTCTACCTGCTCGCCCAGATGGCCGGCGCCGGCGTGCTCGTCTCGCTGCTGCTCGGCATCACCAGCGACGCCGGGAAGATCGCCATCGTCGGCCTCGTCGGCGTGCTGATGATCCTCTACGTCACCATCGGCGGGATGAAGGGCACCACCTGGGTGCAGATGGTCAAGGCCGTCCTGCTGATCGCGGGCACCCTGCTCATCACCTTCCTGGTGCTGTGGAAGTTCAACTTCAACGTCTCCGACCTGCTCGGCACCGCGGCCGCGCAGAGCGGCAAGGGCGCGGCCTTCCTGGAGCCGGGCCTGAAGTACGGCGCCACCGGCACCTCCAAGCTGGACTTCCTCTCGCTCGGCATCGCCCTGGTGCTCGGCACCGCCGGTCTGCCGCACATCCTGATCCGCTTCTACACCGTGCCCACCGCCAGGGCCGCCCGTAAGTCGGTCATCTGGGCCATCGGCATCATCGGCGCGTTCTACCTGATGACGATCGCGCTGGGCTTCGGCGCGGCCGCCCTGGTCGGTCCGGAGGAGATCACGGCCTCCAACAAGGCCGGAAACACCGCGGCCCCGCTGCTCGCCCTGCACATCGGCGGCGCCGACTCCGCCGGCGGCGCGGTCCTGCTGGCCGTGATCTCGGCGGTCGCGTTCGCCACCATCCTCGCCGTCGTCGCCGGGCTCACCCTGGCCTCCTCCTCGTCGTTCGCGCACGACATCTACGCCAGCGTCATCCGAAAGGGCCAGGCCACCGAGAAGGAGGAGGTCCGCGCGGCCCGCTGGGCGACCGTCCTCATCGGCGTCGTCTCCATCGGGCTGGGTGCCATGGCCCGCGATCTGAACGTGGCCGGGCTCGTGGCGCTCGCCTTCGCCGTCGCCGCGTCCGCGAACCTGCCGACGATCCTCTACAGCCTGTTCTGGAAGAGGTTCACGACCTCGGGTGCCCTGTGGTCCATCTACGGCGGTCTGGTCTCGTCGGTGGTGCTCGTGCTGTTCTCCCCGGTCGTCTCCGGCAAGCCCTCGTCGATGTTCCCCTCGGTGGACTTCGCCTGGTTCCCGCTGGAGAACCCCGGGCTCGTCTCCATCCCGCTGGGCTTCCTGCTCGGCTGGATCGGCTCCCTGCTGTCCGGGGAGGAGCCGGACCGGGGCAAGTACGCGGAGCTGGAGGTCAAGTCCCTCACGGGCGTCGGCGCCCACTGAGGAACCTCACCGGCGCCGGCCTGCGCCGAGGAGGAGAACGAAATGCGCCCGTACGCGGTCGCGTCGTAGGGTCCTACGACGCGGCCGCGCCGTACCTCGTGGCAAACGGCCCCTGCCGTTGTCCGAGGTCTCGCGTAGGCTCGCCCGCAGGACGAGTTCCTCATCCATGGGACGCGTGATTCACGGGACGCGTGCCAGTAAGACTTCCGAACCCGGGGAGGGGGCCGACAGTGCTCATCGACACCTACGGCCGTGTGGCCACCGACCTGCGGGTCTCGCTCACCGACCGGTGCAACCTCCGGTGTTCGTACTGCATGCCGGAAGAGGGCCTGCAGTGGCTGTCCAAGACCACCCTGCTCACCGACGACGAGATCGTCCGGCTCGTCCGCATCGCGGTGACGCGGCTCGGGATCACCGAGGTCCGCTTCACCGGCGGTGAGCCCCTGCTGCGGCCCGGCCTCGTCGGGATCGTGGAGCGCTGCGCCGTGCTGGAGCCCCGCCCCAAGCTCTCGCTGACCACGAACGGCATAGGACTGAAGCGCACCGCGACGGCCCTGAAGGCCGCCGGGCTGGACCGGGTCAACGTCTCGCTGGACACGCTCCGCCCCGACGTCTTCAAGACCCTCACCCGCCGCGACCGACACCACGACGTCGTCGAGGGCCTGGAGGCCGCCCGCGAGGCCGGGCTGACCCCCGTGAAGGTCAACACGGTGCTGATGCCGGGGCTCAACGCCGACGAGGCTCCCGAACTGCTCGCCTGGGCCGTCGAGCACGCCTACGAGCTGCGTTTCATCGAGCAGATGCCGCTCGACGCCCAGCACGGCTGGAAGCGTGACGGGATGATCACCGCGGGTGACATCCTGCAGTCCCTGCGTACCCGTTTCGAGCTCACCCCCGAGGGCGAACAGGCCCGTGGCTCCGCGCCCGCGGAGCGC
The genomic region above belongs to Streptomyces marianii and contains:
- a CDS encoding DUF485 domain-containing protein, translating into MTTDAPPPAGDKDLGPAQPTTEAFVEVQESAEFAELRRTYRSFAFPLTVAFILWYLLYVLLSNYAGGFMGTRLFGNINVAFVLGLAQFATTFLIAWFYARHAAEKLDPRADALKSRMEADA
- a CDS encoding solute symporter family protein; this translates as MSSTTLQAVRLAAAGDAGEHRPLIITLFAAFVVATLFITVWAGRQTRDAADFYAGGRQFTGFQNGLAISGDYMSAASFLGIAGAIALFGYDGFLYSIGFLVAWLVALLLVAEPLRNSGRFTMGDVLAYRMRQRPVRTAAGTSTIVVSIFYLLAQMAGAGVLVSLLLGITSDAGKIAIVGLVGVLMILYVTIGGMKGTTWVQMVKAVLLIAGTLLITFLVLWKFNFNVSDLLGTAAAQSGKGAAFLEPGLKYGATGTSKLDFLSLGIALVLGTAGLPHILIRFYTVPTARAARKSVIWAIGIIGAFYLMTIALGFGAAALVGPEEITASNKAGNTAAPLLALHIGGADSAGGAVLLAVISAVAFATILAVVAGLTLASSSSFAHDIYASVIRKGQATEKEEVRAARWATVLIGVVSIGLGAMARDLNVAGLVALAFAVAASANLPTILYSLFWKRFTTSGALWSIYGGLVSSVVLVLFSPVVSGKPSSMFPSVDFAWFPLENPGLVSIPLGFLLGWIGSLLSGEEPDRGKYAELEVKSLTGVGAH
- the moaA gene encoding GTP 3',8-cyclase MoaA produces the protein MLIDTYGRVATDLRVSLTDRCNLRCSYCMPEEGLQWLSKTTLLTDDEIVRLVRIAVTRLGITEVRFTGGEPLLRPGLVGIVERCAVLEPRPKLSLTTNGIGLKRTATALKAAGLDRVNVSLDTLRPDVFKTLTRRDRHHDVVEGLEAAREAGLTPVKVNTVLMPGLNADEAPELLAWAVEHAYELRFIEQMPLDAQHGWKRDGMITAGDILQSLRTRFELTPEGEQARGSAPAERWLVDGGPHRVGVIASVTRPFCSACDRTRLTADGQVRTCLFAREETDLRGALRSGAPDEEIARIWKLAMWGKKAGSGLDDPEFLQPQRSMSAIGG